Below is a genomic region from Pseudocalidococcus azoricus BACA0444.
CATCCTGAGCGGCAGTTTGATGTGGTGACCATGAGCACCCAGGGGGATAACATTCTCGATGTCGCCTTAGCTAAGATTGGGGATAAGGGCCTCTTTACCAAAGAATTAGAGGTCTCAATGCTCCGGGGAGATACAGACTTAGCCGTTCATTCCCTCAAGGATTTACCGACCCACTTACCCGATGGCTTGATGCTGGGGGCAATCACAGAGCGCGAAGATCCTGCCGATGGCCTGGTGGTCAATGCCAAGTTCAAAGACCATCAACTCGATACCCTCCCTCCCGGTGCAGTGATTGGCACGTCTTCCCTGCGGCGGCTGGCCCAACTCCGGCATTATTTTCCAGAACTCACCTTCAAAGATGTGCGGGGCAATCTCAATACCCGCCTCCAAAAATTAGATGCGGGTGAATATGATGGCCTAATTTTGGCTGTGGCTGGCTTAAAACGCTTGGGTTTTGGGGCCCGAATTCAACAGGTCATTCCCCCAGAGATTTCCCTCCACGCAGTCGGGCAAGGAGCTTTGGGCATTGAGTGCCGCGCTGCCGATCCAGAAATTTTAGCCATTGTCAAAACCCTAGAACATTACCCCACCGCTCAATGCTGCTTGGCAGAACGGGCCTTTCTCCGGGAGCTAGAAGGGGGATGCCAGGTCCCCATTGGGGTGAATACGCAAATTGATGGGGATGAATTGACCTTGACAGGCCTGGTGGCTAGTTTAGATGGACAGAACCTGGTTAAAAATCAGATCACTGGGCCAATCACAGCAGCCGAGGGCCTGGGGGTTACACTAGCCACTCAACTCAAAGGGCAGGGCGCAGCCAAGATTTTAGCTGAGATTTTCACAGAAGTTCGTCCGGGCACTTGACATTTAGTTTAGGATGTTATCTACAACCTTGAGTGTGACTTGCTTGCACAAGAATTGAGGCTGCTATAAGTTATACAGATATTTACCTTTATTACACTTACAACTTTTTGTGGCATGACTCATTATTTAGTGAAACTACTAACAATTAAAACAACCTCTCAGGTTTAATCGGCTCCGGCTCTCTATGGCATCAACAACGGATTATCCTGAGCATCCTGATAATGAGTCTTTGGCTCCAGCAGATATAAGCGACTTGTCTGTTCCGAATTGGCTGGTTGAAGTAAACAGTTATCAACTCGTCCGAGATACATTTTCTCAGTTGCCCTTAATGGTGGCCATTTACAGCCTGGAAGGGGTATTAATTTCCGTAAATGAAGAATTCACGCAAATACTGGGTTGGACAACAGCTGATCTAGTCACCCATGATGTTTTGGCGGCCTGCTACCCCGATCCAAGCACCTGTCAACAAGTTCGCGCTTGGATGTTGGG
It encodes:
- the hemC gene encoding hydroxymethylbilane synthase, which produces MTAVSSPSQTVRIGSRKSQLALVQTEWVQAELQQRHPERQFDVVTMSTQGDNILDVALAKIGDKGLFTKELEVSMLRGDTDLAVHSLKDLPTHLPDGLMLGAITEREDPADGLVVNAKFKDHQLDTLPPGAVIGTSSLRRLAQLRHYFPELTFKDVRGNLNTRLQKLDAGEYDGLILAVAGLKRLGFGARIQQVIPPEISLHAVGQGALGIECRAADPEILAIVKTLEHYPTAQCCLAERAFLRELEGGCQVPIGVNTQIDGDELTLTGLVASLDGQNLVKNQITGPITAAEGLGVTLATQLKGQGAAKILAEIFTEVRPGT